Proteins from a single region of Acanthochromis polyacanthus isolate Apoly-LR-REF ecotype Palm Island chromosome 11, KAUST_Apoly_ChrSc, whole genome shotgun sequence:
- the bmp8a gene encoding bone morphogenetic protein 8A isoform X2: protein MNRGQFGLVSVIHAFQSDHKSSSGLPPRTLLLLPLLLLLYLPLWSQQAEAVVHSSFRRLSGREKKEMQKEILSILGLPGRPRPHPPLRPPSSAPLFMLDLYHAMSVDGEDDGNEIIVNGPGVGKFPGTTQVNHAALPTLSTHTPPLGTVVSEADTVMSFVNLVEQERDLLQPRPYWKEFRFDLTPLPQGETVTAAEFRIYKTLTMGQRANRTLHISVYEIQRENRHREPELVLLDMQSVPAGQEGWLAFDVTAASNHWLLHPRSNLGIRLYVETEEDRSLSAGWIGLVGRRGPRSKQPFMVTFFRESQVPCRPPRAVKPHPRKKKLKYDLPVPSIHNRSPANNGGQPCKKHELYVSFSDLGWKDWVLAPTGYSAYYCDGECFYPLGSCMNATNHALIQQVVHLLKPDEVPKACCAPTKLSPISVLFYDDNNNVILKKHRNMVVKTCGCL, encoded by the exons ATGAACCGCGGTCAGTTTGGTTTGGTCAGTGTTATTCATGCCTTTCAAAGTGACCACAA GTCTTCGTCCGGCCTCCCCCCCAGGACGCTGCTGCTTCtgcccctgctgctgctgctctaccTGCCCCTGTGGAGCCAGCAGGCCGAGGCCGTGGTCCACTCCAGCTTCAGGAGGCTGAGCGGACGCGAGAAGAAGGAGATGCAGAAGGAGATCCTGAGCATCCTGGGCCTGCCGGGGCGCCCCAGACCCCACCCGCCTCTGAGGCCGCCCTCCTCGGCGCCCCTCTTCATGCTGGACCTTTACCACGCCATGTCGGTGGACGGCGAGGACGACGGCAACGAGATTATTGTGAACGGACCCGGCGTGGGGAAGTTCCCGGGGACGACTCAGGTGAACCACGCCGCCCTGCCGACCCTCAGCACCCACACACCGCCGCTGGGGACGGTGGTGAGCGAGGCCGACACCGTGATGAGCTTCGTCAACCTCG TGGAGCAGGAGCGTGACCTGCTGCAGCCTCGTCCTTACTGGAAGGAGTTTCGCTTCGACCTGACTCCTCTTCCTCAGGGAGAAACCGTCACAGCGGCAGAGTTTCGTATCTATAAGACTCTGACGATGGGCCAGAGGGCGAACAGAACGCTGCACATCTCCGTCTACGAGATCCAACGAGAAAACAGACACAG AGAACCAGAGCTGGTGCTGCTGGACATGCAGTCGGTTCCTGCAGGTCAGGAGGGCTGGTTGGCCTTCGACGTCACCGCGGCCTCCAACCACTGGCTGCTCCACCCTCGAAGCAACCTGGGAATAAGACTGTATGTGGAGACCGAGGAAG ACCGCTCCCTGTCCGCCGGCTGGATCGGGTTGGTGGGTCGTCGGGGTCCTCGCTCCAAGCAGCCCTTCATGGTGACCTTCTTCAGGGAGAGTCAAGTTCCCTGTCGGCCGCCGCGAGCTGTCAAGCCTCATCCTCGCAAGAAGAAACTCAAATACGACCTCCCGGTGCCCAGCATCCACA ATCGGAGTCCTGCTAACAACGGAGGTCAACCCTGTAAAAAACATGAACTCTACGTCAGCTTCAGTGATCTCGGCTGGAAG GACTGGGTTTTGGCTCCGACCGGATACTCGGCGTACTACTGTGATGGAGAATGTTTTTATCCTCTGGGATCCTGCATGAACGCCACCAACCACGCCCTCATCCAGCAGGTG GTTCACCTCCTGAAGCCGGACGAGGTTCCCAAAGCGTGCTGCGCCCCGACGAAGCTCAGCCCCATCTCAGTCCTGTTCTACGACGACAACAACAACGTTATCCTGAAGAAGCATCGCAACATGGTGGTGAAGACCTGCGGCTGTCTATGA
- the bmp8a gene encoding bone morphogenetic protein 8A isoform X1 translates to MACCGVSCLCSKMNQQQGRSSSGLPPRTLLLLPLLLLLYLPLWSQQAEAVVHSSFRRLSGREKKEMQKEILSILGLPGRPRPHPPLRPPSSAPLFMLDLYHAMSVDGEDDGNEIIVNGPGVGKFPGTTQVNHAALPTLSTHTPPLGTVVSEADTVMSFVNLVEQERDLLQPRPYWKEFRFDLTPLPQGETVTAAEFRIYKTLTMGQRANRTLHISVYEIQRENRHREPELVLLDMQSVPAGQEGWLAFDVTAASNHWLLHPRSNLGIRLYVETEEDRSLSAGWIGLVGRRGPRSKQPFMVTFFRESQVPCRPPRAVKPHPRKKKLKYDLPVPSIHNRSPANNGGQPCKKHELYVSFSDLGWKDWVLAPTGYSAYYCDGECFYPLGSCMNATNHALIQQVVHLLKPDEVPKACCAPTKLSPISVLFYDDNNNVILKKHRNMVVKTCGCL, encoded by the exons ATGGCCTGCTGCGGTGTGTCCTGCCTGTGCAGTAAGATGAACCAGCAGCAGGGCAGGTCTTCGTCCGGCCTCCCCCCCAGGACGCTGCTGCTTCtgcccctgctgctgctgctctaccTGCCCCTGTGGAGCCAGCAGGCCGAGGCCGTGGTCCACTCCAGCTTCAGGAGGCTGAGCGGACGCGAGAAGAAGGAGATGCAGAAGGAGATCCTGAGCATCCTGGGCCTGCCGGGGCGCCCCAGACCCCACCCGCCTCTGAGGCCGCCCTCCTCGGCGCCCCTCTTCATGCTGGACCTTTACCACGCCATGTCGGTGGACGGCGAGGACGACGGCAACGAGATTATTGTGAACGGACCCGGCGTGGGGAAGTTCCCGGGGACGACTCAGGTGAACCACGCCGCCCTGCCGACCCTCAGCACCCACACACCGCCGCTGGGGACGGTGGTGAGCGAGGCCGACACCGTGATGAGCTTCGTCAACCTCG TGGAGCAGGAGCGTGACCTGCTGCAGCCTCGTCCTTACTGGAAGGAGTTTCGCTTCGACCTGACTCCTCTTCCTCAGGGAGAAACCGTCACAGCGGCAGAGTTTCGTATCTATAAGACTCTGACGATGGGCCAGAGGGCGAACAGAACGCTGCACATCTCCGTCTACGAGATCCAACGAGAAAACAGACACAG AGAACCAGAGCTGGTGCTGCTGGACATGCAGTCGGTTCCTGCAGGTCAGGAGGGCTGGTTGGCCTTCGACGTCACCGCGGCCTCCAACCACTGGCTGCTCCACCCTCGAAGCAACCTGGGAATAAGACTGTATGTGGAGACCGAGGAAG ACCGCTCCCTGTCCGCCGGCTGGATCGGGTTGGTGGGTCGTCGGGGTCCTCGCTCCAAGCAGCCCTTCATGGTGACCTTCTTCAGGGAGAGTCAAGTTCCCTGTCGGCCGCCGCGAGCTGTCAAGCCTCATCCTCGCAAGAAGAAACTCAAATACGACCTCCCGGTGCCCAGCATCCACA ATCGGAGTCCTGCTAACAACGGAGGTCAACCCTGTAAAAAACATGAACTCTACGTCAGCTTCAGTGATCTCGGCTGGAAG GACTGGGTTTTGGCTCCGACCGGATACTCGGCGTACTACTGTGATGGAGAATGTTTTTATCCTCTGGGATCCTGCATGAACGCCACCAACCACGCCCTCATCCAGCAGGTG GTTCACCTCCTGAAGCCGGACGAGGTTCCCAAAGCGTGCTGCGCCCCGACGAAGCTCAGCCCCATCTCAGTCCTGTTCTACGACGACAACAACAACGTTATCCTGAAGAAGCATCGCAACATGGTGGTGAAGACCTGCGGCTGTCTATGA
- the zgc:91910 gene encoding zinc finger protein 706-like: MARGQQKIQSQQKNAKKAAEKKKSQGADQKTAAKAALVHTCPVCRTQMPDPKTFKQHFESKHPKSPMPPELADVQA; this comes from the exons ATGGCTCGTGGGCAGCAGAAGATTCAGTCCCAGCAAAAGAACGCCAAGAaggcagcagagaagaagaaatctCAGGGCGCCGACCAGAAGACTGCAGCCAAAGCAGCGCTGGTCCACACCTGCCCCGTCTGCCGG aCACAGATGCCCGACCCCAAAACCTTCAAGCAGCACTTTGAGAGCAAACATCCCAAGTCCCCGATGCCTCCTGAGCTGGCCGACGTTCAGGCATAA